Proteins found in one Neofelis nebulosa isolate mNeoNeb1 chromosome 3, mNeoNeb1.pri, whole genome shotgun sequence genomic segment:
- the MGARP gene encoding protein MGARP isoform X2 — protein sequence MYLRRAVSKTLALPLRAPPGPAPLRKDASLRLMSSNKLPGSSGSNMIYYLVVGVTVSAGGYYTYKTVTSEQAKHTEHVTNLKEKTRAELHPLQGEKENRVAAEKASSEVPEASLAEVQEADAEDTLDATGAATREASTRPGDLEDALVETDTVGAEAGAEVTNAAPSTVAEISTEMPSEVQNAALDEAVAISNDKGTTEKEHSGETAELEEESPPAESESSAGDDLQEEASVSSEAASARG from the exons ATGTATCTCCGCAGGGCGGTCTCCAAGACCCTGGCGCTGCCTCTGAGGGCGCCCCCCGGCCCCGCGCCGCTCCGGAAGGACG CATCTCTTCGCTTGATGTCGTCTAACAAATTGCCTGGATCATCTGGATCAAATATGATCTATTATCTGGTTGTAGGTGTCACAGTCAGTGCTGGTGGATATTAT ACTTACAAGACAGTCACATCAGAGCAAGCCAAACACACGGAACATgtaacaaatttgaaagaaaaaaccaGAGCAGAGTTACATCCACTCCAAG GTGAAAAAGAGAACCGTGTGGCAGCTGAGAAAGCAAGTTCAGAAGTCCCTGAAGCATCTTTAGCGGAAGTACAGGAGGCAGATGCAGAAGATACCCTGGATGCTACAGGTGCAGCCACGAGAGAGGCTTCAACCCGTCCAGGTGATTTGGAGGACGCTCTGGTGGAGACAGACACGGTCGGTGCTGAAGCTGGGGCAGAGGTTACAAATGCAGCACCCAGCACAGTGGCAGAAATCAGCACTGAAATGCCCTCAGAGGTTCAGAATGCAGCTTTGGATGAAGCTGTTGCCATCAGTAATGATAAGGGGACAACAGAGAAGGAACACTCTGGTGAAACTGCTGAACTGGAAGAAGAGAGTCCTCCAGCTGAGTCAGAATCCTCTGCTGGGGATGATTTACAGGAGGAAGCCAGTGTTAGTTCTGAGGCAGCCTCTGCTCGAGGCTGA
- the MGARP gene encoding protein MGARP isoform X3, whose product MSSNKLPGSSGSNMIYYLVVGVTVSAGGYYTYKTVTSEQAKHTEHVTNLKEKTRAELHPLQGEKENRVAAEKASSEVPEASLAEVQEADAEDTLDATGAATREASTRPGDLEDALVETDTVGAEAGAEVTNAAPSTVAEISTEMPSEVQNAALDEAVAISNDKGTTEKEHSGETAELEEESPPAESESSAGDDLQEEASVSSEAASARG is encoded by the exons ATGTCGTCTAACAAATTGCCTGGATCATCTGGATCAAATATGATCTATTATCTGGTTGTAGGTGTCACAGTCAGTGCTGGTGGATATTAT ACTTACAAGACAGTCACATCAGAGCAAGCCAAACACACGGAACATgtaacaaatttgaaagaaaaaaccaGAGCAGAGTTACATCCACTCCAAG GTGAAAAAGAGAACCGTGTGGCAGCTGAGAAAGCAAGTTCAGAAGTCCCTGAAGCATCTTTAGCGGAAGTACAGGAGGCAGATGCAGAAGATACCCTGGATGCTACAGGTGCAGCCACGAGAGAGGCTTCAACCCGTCCAGGTGATTTGGAGGACGCTCTGGTGGAGACAGACACGGTCGGTGCTGAAGCTGGGGCAGAGGTTACAAATGCAGCACCCAGCACAGTGGCAGAAATCAGCACTGAAATGCCCTCAGAGGTTCAGAATGCAGCTTTGGATGAAGCTGTTGCCATCAGTAATGATAAGGGGACAACAGAGAAGGAACACTCTGGTGAAACTGCTGAACTGGAAGAAGAGAGTCCTCCAGCTGAGTCAGAATCCTCTGCTGGGGATGATTTACAGGAGGAAGCCAGTGTTAGTTCTGAGGCAGCCTCTGCTCGAGGCTGA
- the MGARP gene encoding protein MGARP isoform X1, protein MLFQLKQPGVPNLLNMSSVWLSTMEATYSLLNNRSSLRLMSSNKLPGSSGSNMIYYLVVGVTVSAGGYYTYKTVTSEQAKHTEHVTNLKEKTRAELHPLQGEKENRVAAEKASSEVPEASLAEVQEADAEDTLDATGAATREASTRPGDLEDALVETDTVGAEAGAEVTNAAPSTVAEISTEMPSEVQNAALDEAVAISNDKGTTEKEHSGETAELEEESPPAESESSAGDDLQEEASVSSEAASARG, encoded by the exons atgctcttccaactgaaacAACCAGGCGTCCCTAATCTTCTTAATATGTCGTCTGTCTGGTTGTCAACTATGGAAGCTACATATTCCCTGCTTAATAACAGAT CATCTCTTCGCTTGATGTCGTCTAACAAATTGCCTGGATCATCTGGATCAAATATGATCTATTATCTGGTTGTAGGTGTCACAGTCAGTGCTGGTGGATATTAT ACTTACAAGACAGTCACATCAGAGCAAGCCAAACACACGGAACATgtaacaaatttgaaagaaaaaaccaGAGCAGAGTTACATCCACTCCAAG GTGAAAAAGAGAACCGTGTGGCAGCTGAGAAAGCAAGTTCAGAAGTCCCTGAAGCATCTTTAGCGGAAGTACAGGAGGCAGATGCAGAAGATACCCTGGATGCTACAGGTGCAGCCACGAGAGAGGCTTCAACCCGTCCAGGTGATTTGGAGGACGCTCTGGTGGAGACAGACACGGTCGGTGCTGAAGCTGGGGCAGAGGTTACAAATGCAGCACCCAGCACAGTGGCAGAAATCAGCACTGAAATGCCCTCAGAGGTTCAGAATGCAGCTTTGGATGAAGCTGTTGCCATCAGTAATGATAAGGGGACAACAGAGAAGGAACACTCTGGTGAAACTGCTGAACTGGAAGAAGAGAGTCCTCCAGCTGAGTCAGAATCCTCTGCTGGGGATGATTTACAGGAGGAAGCCAGTGTTAGTTCTGAGGCAGCCTCTGCTCGAGGCTGA